One window from the genome of Andrena cerasifolii isolate SP2316 chromosome 3, iyAndCera1_principal, whole genome shotgun sequence encodes:
- the Ubqn gene encoding ubiquilin produces MAEGQDTRKKITINVKTPKEKQTVEIEEDATIKDFKDVVSKKFKAQTEQLCLIFAGKIMKDHETLRTHNVKDGLTVHLVIKAPRTPSNQSQDSTPSQRPQADISASPFGLGSLGGLVGLESLGLESANFIDLQQRMQRELLSNPETMRQVLDNPLVQSLMNDPENMRNLVTANPQMQELMQHNPEISHMMNNPELLRQTMELARNPSMLQELMRSHDRALSNLENIPGGYSALRRIYRDIQEPMLAAAANELNPFAALVENSNNQDGQINPQQGQENRDPLPNPWNHNQTDSSTPQPQGRGLLDSPGMQSLAAQMMENPQLMRNMLNAPYTRSMLEAMAADPAMASRVISSNPFLRSNPQMQEQMRAMMPAFIQQMQNPQIQNVVTNPDALAAIMQIQQGMEQLRTVAPELVENMGLTVPPAATTPNAAATNPTAPTTQTTETNQQDAFSHFMARMVSAMALNQGAEVDGQPAAPPEERYRAQLEQLTAMGFVNRDANLQALIATFGDINAAVERLLSNGQVSMS; encoded by the exons ATGGCAGAAGGCCAGGACACTCGAAAGAAAATCACTATTAACGTCAAAACGCCGAAAGAAAAACAGACCGTCGAGATCGAGGAGGATGCGACTATCAAGGAC TTCAAAGACGTGGTTTCGAAGAAGTTTAAGGCCCAGACGGAACAGTTGTGCCTGATCTTCGCTGGCAAGATCATGAAGGACCACGAAACTCTGCGTACGCATAATGTCAAGGACGGCTTGACGGTTCACCTGGTCATCAAGGCGCCGCGCACTCCCTCTAATCAGTCTCAAGACTCAACGCCGTCTCAGAGACCGCAAG CTGACATAAGCGCGAGTCCATTTGGATTGGGCAGTTTGGGTGGACTCGTGGGACTAGAGTCCCTCGGGCTAGAGTCTGCTAATTTTATCGATTTGCAACAACGCATGCAACGCGAATTATTATCTAACCCGGAAACGATGCGTCAAGTGCTGGATAATCCATTGGTGCAGAGTTTGATGAACGATCCGGAGAATATGCGCAATTTGGTCACAGCCAATCCCCAGATGCAAGAGCTGATGCAACATAATCCAGAAATTAGTCATATGATGAACAATCCGGAACTATTGAG GCAAACAATGGAGTTGGCTCGCAATCCGTCGATGCTTCAAGAATTAATGCGTTCCCATGACAGAGCTCTGTCCAATCTAGAAAACATTCCCGGTGGTTACAGCGCGCTTCGTCGCATATACCGCGATATCCAAGAGCCCATGCTCGCGGCGGCAGCCAATGAGCTCAATCCTTTCGCGGCGTTAGTGGAGAACAGCAATAACCAAGACGGTCAGATTAATCCACAGCAGGGACAGGAAAACAGGGATCCATTACCAAATCCTTGGAATCACAATCAGACCGATTCCTCCACTCCACAGCCGCAAGGAAGGGGCCTGCTGGATTCACCAGGAATGCAAAGTCTTGCAGCTCAGATGATGGAGAATCCTCAATTGATGCGGAACATGCTGAACGCTCCGTATACGAGGTCCATGCTGGAAGCCATGGCAGCTGATCCAGCTATGGCCAGTAGAGTGATCTCCTCTAATCCGTTCCTACGGTCGAATCCACAGATGCAAGAGCAAATGCGAGCCATGATGCCTGCGTTCATTCAGCAAATGCAGAATCCTCAGATTCAAAACGTTGTTACCAATCCCGACGCTCTAGCTGCCATTATGCAAATTCAGCAGGGTATGGAGCAGTTACGTACCGTTGCTCCAGAACTCGTTGAAAA CATGGGGCTAACTGTACCGCCTGCAGCGACAACGCCGAACGCAGCCGCGACGAATCCAACTGCGCCAACTACGCAGACAACAGAGACAAACCAGCAAGACGCGTTCTCTCACTTCATGGCACGCATG GTATCGGCAATGGCATTGAATCAAGGCGCAGAAGTGGATGGCCAACCTGCCGCTCCACCAGAAGAGCGCTACAGAGCACAGTTAGAACAACTCACGGCCATGGGTTTTGTCAATAGAGACGCTAATTTACAAG CACTAATTGCCACATTCGGAGACATAAACGCTGCTGTTGAACGGCTACTGTCTAATGGACAAGTGTCCATGAGCTAA
- the Smg5 gene encoding smg5 nonsense mediated mRNA decay factor, which yields MRRTYNTTADARTTDCLEQTRRLHKGITDLAKRLDEHKSHALTVTDLFTPSGETLRVKIKDYCIRLITKDPVGYARKTEELLWRKAFYDIVYAAKKLRKGNTWTETEKAMLSVHLAVGVGFYHHLILKLQLEYGLDLVGAIDFAFMQNETRSSSAKTKTSQSKVHTDEVKQCVIRLIHRSLVCLGDLARYKLELDPYWDPMIARRCYKMAIGIEPNIGMPHNQLGTVAGNRNYGLDAVYHYMRCVLCTEPFDGAEGNLKRAVVMNSICTDEKCCTRMCVARLFSLLQLWDYDVPNSDRINQECQDLLTSIETGLSAEQPESNHTNYNEKGTSIEEYLQNCKNRQTNYLTDDVIFKIVAICLMSISRLKSKESSEVQGVVAITLAILSQLIQFTITRLQESFIDVSLSTTDEALQPNMKITRKDTDKSVNTVEKKNDAVKQVKSISNEGGKSINRNDSKASSKKRNVENNGDVPNGPRKNRDKTKSLLTKLRRRKRRNSSESDASDVDQTTMESSSDEVNSDVSETEDDVLSEGNVLSDDALSEDGRGTDDEGGGTKTKQKTAVGSESKAINGHVETETKVESTETPNDRVQNGEQASDDQSDKKPDAKDTVTNSGIAVTTISNNTAEESSESADRVTYIAQLRKENLTPGEVLNILLGKEILASIKICCDWLRSNPDIIRICGKSSRILLKRVTILLNLIKIDAEALLKNCKEDSMILSSVEKVKECVKTLPLPEDVDLRGLNLLDDAQKSVNWKILYKYKMNKREETLLRALKLVEFGYFLSSVEDSGVKYEQTKQLFITVDISTINAAKGNTKDLEMDHSKGKLMRHMGKLWLKAEVCALESRLRSRLMSPYLVPDHEALAKHTPALKRLVYAKKFIVVIPSIVVSALDEVKRISGRAREATRWLEGQLKRGSRFLRAQRPHERLSLPYIKGPRPKDKEAWLFFQIIECCHYLTQQTKVGLTNDAEPPVVTLLTGCSPDDKKVLTFSPEGLAKSAGVNIEYIESFHTKWKASSKSHG from the exons ATGAGGAGGACGTACAACACTACAGCGGATGCCCGAACGACCGATTGTCTCGAACAGACGAGACGTTTGCACAA GGGCATAACAGATCTTGCCAAAAGATTAGATGAACATAAGAGTCATGCGTTAACGGTAACAGATTTATTCACCCCGTCAGGGGAAACTCTGCGGGTGAAGATTAAAGATTATTGTATAAGGTTAATAACTAAAGATCCCGTGGGATATGCACGTAAAACTGAAGAGTTGTTATGGAGGAAAGCATTTTACGATATCGTCTATGCTGCTAAGAAACTACGGAAG GGTAATACATGGACGGAAACAGAAAAAGCAATGTTATCTGTCCATTTAGCAGTAGGCGTTGGATTCTACCATCATTTGATATTGAAACTACAATTAGAATATGGTTTAGATCTAGTTGGTGCTATTGATTTTGCATTCATGCAGAATGAAACTAGATCGTCAAGC GCGAAGACTAAGACGAGTCAATCTAAGGTTCATACGGATGAAGTCAAACAGTGTGTTATACGCTTGATTCATAGAAGTTTGGTATGCCTCGGAGATTTAGCTAGATACAAATTAGAGTTAGATCCATACTGGGATCCGATGATAGCGCGGAGGTGTTATAAAATGGCTATAGGGATCGAGCCGAATATCGGAATGCCACACAATCAATTGGGCACAGTAGCAGGCAATAGAAATTATGGTCTCGACGCAGTGTACCATTACATGAGATG CGTGTTGTGCACCGAACCATTTGATGGAGCAGAGGGAAACCTGAAGAGAGCCGTAGTTATGAATTCTATTTGCACCGATGAGAAGTGCTGCACACGCATGTGCGTAGCGAGATTGTTTTCCTTATTGCAATTGTGGGATTACGATGTACCAAATTCTGACAGAATAAATCAGGAATGTCAA GATCTTCTGACCAGCATCGAAACGGGTCTGAGTGCAGAGCAACCCGAGTCTAACCACACGAACTACAATGAAAAAGGAACTAGCATCGAGGAGTATCTTCAGAATTGCAAAAACCGGCAGACGAATTATTTAACCGATGACGTGATATTCAAGATAGTGGCAATATGCCTGATGTCTATTTCAAGATTGAAGAGTAAAGAATCTAGCGAAGTACAAGGCGTTGTCGCCATAACATTGGCGATACTCTCTCAATTGATACAGTTTACGATAACAAGATTGCAAGAGTCTTTCATAGACGTATCGTTATCCACCACGGACGAAGCTTTACAGCCAAATATGAAGATAACACGAAAGGATACTGACAAATCCGTGAATACTGTGGAAAAGAAGAATGATGCCGTGAAGCAGGTAAAGTCGATTTCGAACGAAGGGGGTAAATCTATAAATCGGAACGACAGTAAAGCGTCTTCTAAGAAGAGGAACGTGGAAAATAATGGGGACGTTCCTAACGGCCCACGAAAGAATCGGGACAAAACCAAGAGCTTGCTCACTAAGCTTCGACGACGAAAGCGAAGGAATAGCAGCGAGTCGGACGCGAGCGACGTCGATCAGACAACCATGGAATCTTCCAGCGACGAAGTGAACTCTGATGTTTCGGAAACAGAAGACGATGTATTGAGCGAAGGAAACGTTTTGTCGGACGACGCATTGTCCGAAGACGGTCGCGGTACGGACGACGAGGGTGGTGGCACGAAAACGAAGCAGAAAACCGCAGTCGGTTCTGAAAGCAAGGCAATAAACGGACATGTGGAGACGGAAACGAAGGTGGAATCAACCGAGACGCCGAACGATCGTGTACAAAATGGCGAACAAGCGTCTGACGATCAATCGGATAAAAAACCCGACGCCAAGGACACTGTGACTAATTCTGGAATCGCAGTGACGACTATTTCGAATAATACTGCTGAGGAAAGCAGCGAATCAGCGGATAGAGTGACGTACATTGCTCAATTGAGGAAAGAGAATTTAACACCGGGCGAAGTATTGAATATTTTACTTGGAAAGGAAATACTTGCGTCCATTAAGATATGCTGCGACTGGTTAAGAAGCAACCCAGACATTATAAGGATATGTGGAAAGAGCTCACGGATTTTACTGAAGCGTGTTActattttactgaatttaattaaaatagatGCGGAAGCATTGTTGAAAAATTGCAAGGAAGACAGTATGATTCTCTCAAGCGTCGAGAAAGTGAAGGAATGCGTTAAAACACTTCCACTACCGGAGGATGTCGATCTGAGAGGGTTGAATCTTTTAGACGACGCTCAGAAGTCGGTGAATTGGAAGATACTGTACAagtacaaaatgaacaaacgcgAAGAAACTTTGCTGAGAGCATTGAAGTTGGTCGAGTTCGGTTACTTCCTCAGTTCCGTCGAAGACTCTGGGGTGAAGTACGAACAGACGAAACAGTTATTCATAACTGTCGACATAAGCACTATCAATGCAGCGAAAGGGAATACTAAGGATCTGGAAATGGATCATTCGAAGGGGAAGCTGATGAGACATATGGGTAAATTATGGTTGAAGGCCGAAGTTTGCGCCCTGGAGTCTCGTTTAAGATCCAGACTTATGTCTCCTTACTTGGTGCCCGATCACGAAGCTTTAGCGAAGCATACACCGGCTCTCAAACGTTTGGTCTACGCTAAGAAATTCATTGTCGTGATTCCTAGCATCG TTGTTTCCGCGTTGGACGAAGTGAAACGTATTAGCGGCCGAGCCAGAGAAGCAACGCGCTGGTTGGAGGGTCAATTGAAACGGGGCTCGAGATTCCTCCGAGCTCAAAGACCCCACGAACGTCTATCGCTACCCTATATAAAAGGACCAAGGCCGAAAGACAAGGAAGCGTGGCTATTCTTCCAAATCATAGAGTGTTGCCACTATCTCACTCAGCAGACGAAAGTGGGCTTAACGAATGATGCTGAGCCGCCAGTTGTGACGTTGTTAACTGGTTGCAGCCCGGACGATAAGAAGGTCCTTACTTTTAGCCCCGAGGGATTGGCAAAGAGTGCAg GTGTCAATATTGAATACATTGAATCGTTTCACACAAAGTGGAAGGCATCGAGTAAAAGTCATGGTTGA